Proteins from a genomic interval of Sphingopyxis sp. QXT-31:
- the rplA gene encoding 50S ribosomal protein L1 produces the protein MAKLTKKQKALEGKVDALKLHTVDEALKTVRELASAKFDETLEIAMNLGVDPRHADQMVRGVVTLPAGTGKDVKVAVFARGDNADKALAAGADKVGAEDLMEDMLAGNLDYGRVIATPDMMGIVGRLGKTLGPKGLMPNPKLGTVTPNVAEAVKAAKGGQIEFRVEKVGIIHAGLGKLSFGEEKLRQNFDAFVDAIVKAKPAGAKGKYVRKIALSSSMGPGVKVDTADVTGA, from the coding sequence ATGGCAAAGCTGACCAAGAAGCAGAAGGCGCTCGAGGGCAAGGTTGATGCGCTGAAGCTGCACACCGTCGACGAAGCGCTGAAAACCGTGCGCGAGCTGGCCTCGGCCAAGTTCGACGAAACGCTCGAAATCGCGATGAACCTGGGTGTCGATCCGCGCCACGCCGACCAGATGGTCCGCGGCGTCGTGACGCTCCCCGCCGGCACCGGCAAGGACGTCAAGGTTGCCGTGTTCGCGCGCGGCGACAATGCCGATAAGGCGCTGGCCGCCGGTGCCGACAAGGTCGGTGCCGAAGACCTGATGGAAGACATGCTCGCGGGCAACCTCGACTATGGCCGCGTCATCGCGACGCCGGACATGATGGGCATCGTCGGCCGCCTCGGCAAGACGCTGGGTCCGAAGGGCCTGATGCCGAACCCGAAGCTGGGCACCGTCACCCCGAACGTCGCCGAAGCCGTGAAGGCCGCCAAGGGCGGTCAGATCGAGTTCCGCGTCGAAAAGGTCGGCATCATCCACGCCGGCCTCGGCAAGCTGTCGTTCGGCGAGGAAAAGCTCCGCCAGAACTTCGACGCCTTCGTCGACGCGATCGTCAAGGCCAAGCCGGCCGGCGCGAAGGGCAAATACGTCCGCAAGATCGCGCTGTCGTCGTCGATGGGCCCGGGCGTCAAGGTCGACACTGCCGACGTCACCGGCGCCTGA
- a CDS encoding VOC family protein has translation MTRQSLAHIALVVRDYDEAIGFYVGVLGFTLVADDYQPAQDKRWVLVAPPGNPEGGATILLARAANAEQAAFIGNQSGGRVFLFLQTDDFRRDYQRLLDKGVRIEREPLEADYGTVAVFLDLYGNKWDLIEFRGAE, from the coding sequence ATGACGCGCCAGTCGCTCGCGCATATCGCGCTGGTGGTGCGCGATTATGACGAGGCGATCGGCTTCTACGTCGGCGTCCTGGGCTTCACGCTCGTCGCCGACGACTATCAGCCCGCGCAGGACAAGCGCTGGGTGCTCGTCGCACCGCCGGGCAATCCCGAGGGCGGCGCAACCATCCTCCTCGCGCGCGCTGCGAATGCGGAGCAGGCCGCGTTCATCGGCAACCAGTCGGGCGGACGCGTCTTCCTCTTCCTGCAAACCGACGACTTCCGCCGCGATTACCAGCGCCTGCTCGACAAGGGCGTACGGATCGAGCGCGAACCGCTGGAGGCCGATTACGGCACGGTCGCGGTCTTCCTCGACCTCTATGGCAACAAATGGGACCTGATCGAGTTTCGCGGGGCGGAATGA
- a CDS encoding heme exporter protein CcmB codes for MTMLIALFWRDLRRAWGSGALWLPVLFFLLVATAFPFAVGPDAPLLQRAGGGMVWVAALLAALLPIDRLVRPDRDAGVLDQLAVRGVADEVIAAVKIGAHAIGFGLPLLIALFPAAALLAQDSARVELLATGIAIAVPALASLAVLSATLTVGLKGGSAIGGLLVLPLAVPLLIFGAGMLDPSGRGAVKLLGAVSLLLTVIGPFAAGAALRGLRE; via the coding sequence ATGACGATGCTGATCGCCCTCTTCTGGCGCGACCTCCGCCGTGCATGGGGCAGCGGCGCGCTGTGGCTGCCGGTGCTGTTCTTCCTGCTGGTGGCGACCGCCTTCCCCTTCGCGGTCGGCCCCGATGCGCCGTTGCTGCAGCGCGCCGGCGGCGGGATGGTGTGGGTCGCGGCGCTGCTCGCGGCGCTGTTGCCGATCGACCGGCTGGTGCGGCCGGACCGCGACGCGGGCGTGCTCGACCAGCTCGCAGTGCGCGGGGTCGCCGACGAGGTGATCGCCGCGGTGAAGATCGGCGCGCATGCGATCGGTTTCGGGCTGCCGCTGCTGATCGCGCTCTTTCCGGCGGCGGCGTTGCTGGCACAGGACAGCGCGCGCGTGGAATTGCTCGCCACGGGCATTGCGATCGCGGTCCCCGCCCTCGCCTCGCTCGCCGTGCTGAGCGCCACGCTGACCGTGGGATTAAAGGGCGGGAGCGCGATCGGCGGGCTGCTCGTGCTACCGCTCGCGGTGCCGCTGCTGATATTCGGCGCGGGGATGCTCGACCCGTCGGGGCGCGGCGCGGTGAAGCTGCTCGGCGCGGTGAGCCTGCTGCTGACCGTGATCGGGCCGTTTGCCGCGGGGGCGGCGCTGCGGGGCTTACGCGAATGA
- the ccmA gene encoding heme ABC exporter ATP-binding protein CcmA yields the protein MSVLLRLDQVACIRGDRLLFEGLSLALAPGEALWLRGPNGAGKSSLIRLVAGLLRPAAGTVERFGRAALIDEAAALDAELPLRRALDFWARVDTVDGHTVDRAMAAMALHPLAEVPVAMLSTGQRKRAAMVRVIASGAPIWLLDEPANGMDDAAQARLVAAIAVHRANGGAVLLASHFALGVPDLAELDMGALA from the coding sequence GTGAGCGTGCTGCTGCGGCTGGACCAGGTGGCGTGCATCCGCGGCGACCGGTTGCTGTTCGAGGGGCTGTCGCTCGCGCTGGCCCCCGGCGAGGCGCTGTGGCTGCGCGGCCCCAACGGCGCGGGCAAGTCGAGCCTGATCCGGCTGGTCGCGGGGCTGCTGCGGCCCGCGGCGGGGACGGTCGAGCGCTTCGGGCGCGCCGCGCTGATCGACGAGGCGGCGGCGCTCGACGCCGAACTGCCGCTGCGCCGCGCGCTCGATTTCTGGGCGCGGGTGGACACGGTCGACGGGCATACGGTCGACCGCGCGATGGCGGCGATGGCGCTGCACCCGCTCGCCGAAGTGCCGGTGGCGATGCTGTCGACCGGGCAGCGCAAGCGCGCCGCGATGGTGCGCGTGATCGCAAGCGGGGCGCCGATCTGGCTGCTCGACGAGCCCGCCAACGGGATGGACGATGCGGCGCAGGCGCGGCTGGTCGCGGCGATTGCTGTCCATCGGGCGAACGGCGGCGCCGTGCTGCTCGCGTCGCATTTCGCGCTGGGCGTGCCCGACCTCGCCGAGCTCGACATGGGCGCGCTCGCGTGA
- a CDS encoding metallopeptidase family protein encodes MSDKSSLAAGWTGTAPDADALFALAEAAFETMPEIFKPHLNGVVIAIEEFAEDEVLKSLDIEHPYDLTGLYEGRPLTERSIDASGGMPDRVTLYRIPILVEWIEGSERLDWLVRHVLIHEFGHHFGLSDDDMHALEDMV; translated from the coding sequence ATGAGCGACAAGAGCAGCCTCGCCGCCGGTTGGACCGGCACCGCCCCCGACGCCGACGCGCTGTTCGCGCTGGCCGAGGCGGCGTTCGAGACGATGCCCGAGATTTTCAAGCCGCACCTCAACGGCGTTGTGATCGCGATCGAGGAATTCGCCGAGGACGAGGTGCTGAAGTCGCTCGACATCGAGCATCCCTATGACCTCACCGGCCTCTACGAAGGGCGCCCGCTGACCGAGCGCAGCATCGACGCGAGCGGCGGCATGCCCGACCGCGTGACCCTCTATCGCATCCCGATCCTGGTCGAATGGATCGAGGGCAGCGAGCGGCTCGACTGGCTGGTGCGCCATGTGCTGATCCACGAATTCGGCCATCATTTCGGCCTCTCCGACGACGATATGCACGCGCTGGAAGATATGGTGTGA
- a CDS encoding 4a-hydroxytetrahydrobiopterin dehydratase has translation MVRKLDDEERAALLVRFPDWTHEPQRDAITRRFKFDDFAQAFGFMASVAIIAEKMDHHPEWSNVYNRVDILLTTHDADGLSERDAKLAEAIEGLL, from the coding sequence ATGGTCCGGAAACTCGACGACGAAGAACGCGCCGCGCTGCTCGTCCGCTTCCCCGACTGGACGCACGAGCCCCAGCGCGACGCGATCACCCGCCGCTTCAAATTCGACGATTTCGCGCAGGCCTTTGGCTTCATGGCGAGCGTCGCGATCATCGCCGAAAAGATGGACCATCATCCCGAATGGTCGAACGTTTACAACCGGGTGGACATATTGCTGACGACGCACGACGCCGATGGTTTGTCGGAAAGGGATGCGAAGCTGGCCGAGGCGATCGAGGGGTTGCTGTAG